A segment of the Cellvibrio sp. KY-YJ-3 genome:
AGTGTATCGCCCACCGCTTGCGGGTCGCTCAAGCGTATACCTTGACTGGTGAGCAAGTCGGCGGTGATAGGTGATGGCCAATGGCCGTAACTGGGCTGGGTCATAACATCTGCAATCCATTTAATAACGGGCGTGGGAGTGGGGCATTTTGCCCGCCGGATGCCGGCAGGGGAAGGCAGACCTTTTATTTACTTGAGGTGGATGGTATTTACCGGGCGTTGGGTTTTATTTATGTGACCGTTGGGCTTTAATGCGCGCATTAATCAGGTACTGCTATGACTTCCTCTGCCCCTATTTTCTCGCCCGCAGCACTGCGCGCTTATTTGCCGGATAGCGGTAATAGCGCAGACGCGGTCTATTGGGTGGGTTTTAGCGGCGGGTTGGATTCTACCGTGCTGCTGCATGCGCTAGTGCAATTACAGTTGCCGGTAACTATTCGCGCGCTGCATATCAACCACCAAATTTCGCCCCATGCCGATCAGTGGCAGGCTCGGTGCGCAGTAATTTGCGCGCAGTTGGGTATTGAATTTACGGCAGAAAAAGTCAGCGTTATCAACAGCGGTAAAGGTATAGAAGATGCCGCACGCGCAGCGCGCTACGCAGTATTTGAGAGCTATGCGGGCGCGGGGGATTTTCTGCTCACTGCCCATCACGCCAACGATCAAGCCGAGACATTACTGCTGCGCTTATTGCGCGGTACCGGCCCGCGTGGGCTGGCAGCAATGGCTGTACAGCGCCCCTTGGGCCAAGCGACGCTGGTACGACCACTGCTGAATTTTTCGCGCGCGCAATTGGAAAGCTATGCCCGTGAACATCAGCTGCAGTGGGTGGAGGATGAAAGCAATCAGGATGATGCTTACGACCGCAACTTTCTGCGCAATCAGGTACTGCCGCTGCTGGCGATACGCTGGCCGGGATTTATGCGTAAATGGCAGCAGACTGCTGAGCTTTGTGCCGAACAGGAGTTGCTGTTAGAGGCTATTGCGCAAGAGGATTTGGCCGCTGCTGCGCCGCGCGCCGCGCGCATCGGGCAGAGTATTGATCTGGCTTTTTTGCGCGCGTGTGCGCCGGCGCGCCAGCAAAACCTGCTGCGCTATTGGCTGCGCAGCGACGGTTGCAGCACCCCTGAGCAAAATCATTGGCAGCAAATCCAGGCGCAGTTGTTACAGGGGCGAGAGGACGCCGAAGCCAATGTGACTTGGGGCGATGTATCGCTGCGGGTCTTTCGCGCGCGTTTGTATTTGCTGCCCGTACCATTACCAGAAATGGCGCTGACATTGATCGAGACGAGTGACAATCAATCGCTCCGTTTGAAAATGGGTTTACCCAATCTGCATATTCGCACCCGGGTGGGCGGCGAGCGCTGCAAACCGGCCGGGCGCAACCACTCCCAAACCCTGAAAAAATTGTTGCAGGAATACAGTTTGGAACCCTGGCTGCGCGAGCAGTTGCCGCTGGTCTATAGCGGCGATGAACTGGTAGCGGTGGGGGATTTATGGGTTTGTGATGGGGTTGTGGCAGGGTGTGATGAAGCCGGTTATCGATTGGTGTGGACGGGTGGTGCGGAATAGTCGCTCAATTCAAGTCATACGAGTTGCCCTGCAGGCGCTTGACCAATAAAAACGGGATGCATCAGCATCCCGTTTTTACGAAGGGCAGTTAATTACTTAGTAGAGATAGACTGCACCTGAGGCTTCGAGGTTGTTGTCGCTCTGATCCAGACCTGCACTGCTAGCGGCTGAACTGGTACTGGCGCCGCTGGAGGCAGCAACGGAGGTGTAGCCACGACCCGATTCGCGGTGCGCGCCAACCAACATATTTTTACCGTCGCCCGAGAGTTCAACATTCAACCCAAAGCGATCACTGGCATCAGGGTTGGATGCTTTTACATAACTCTTTTGTGACCAAACGGTATTGTTGCGGGTGAATACAAACACGGCGCCGGCATCCGCTTTGCTGGTATCACCTTCGTCGCCATTAATACCGGTGGCGTAGCTGCTTTCACGGAATGAACCCACAGCCAGGATATTGCCGTCGTCAGACAGGCTTACACTATTACCAAATTGACCACCGCCGTTTATCTGGATGCTGTAAGTCACACTGGTAACGGCTACCAAACTGATACCAGTGTGTTTGGTTAGTGTTGAAGGTTTAACGATTGCTTCTTGCGACCAACTTTCGCCCGACTTGGCAAACACATAGGCTGCGCCGGTATTGGCAAATTCAATATCTTGTGCGACATCGCCATTAATAGTTGTTGCTTTGCTCGCATCACCAGGTGCACCGATCACCAGGGTATTACCATCGCCAGAAACATCCACGCTGGTGCCAAAGGCAGTGTACATATAAGTGCTGGCAGGTTTTAAGTAGGCTTCCTGATTCCACAAGTCTGCTGTGCGCTTAAAGACATAAGCTGCACCGTTATCAATTACGCCGCGCACTTGGTAGCGACCCGCTTCTTCGCACTCGGCGTCAATCACATAGGCGCCTTCGTTGAAGTAATAGCAAGAGTTCTTGGATTGATCGCCATTAACACCGGTTGCATTACTATCTTCACTGATTGCGCCAACCACCATGGTATTGCCATCGGTAGACAGGGCAATGCTCACACCAAAGGCGTCGTTTTGTTCCGCATTGGATGCTTTAACATGGGACTCTTCCTTCCAGCCATTCTCGCCTAAACGGAAGGTATAGATCGCACCTGAAGCTGAGCCACCGCGATAGCTGCTACCGGCGGAAGAGCTGCTTGAAGTAGTGCTGCTGCTTGAACTGCTGGTGCTGCTGGTAGATGAGCTGCTGGAGGGGTAAAACTCCAAACACGCCAGCGATGACATACTGCTTGAAGCGTTAAAGTTGAAAACGCCGCTTCTACTGATGAAGTCCTCAGACGTGCCCACCGCAAGGGTTTTACCATCACCGGAAAGTGCTAGCGATTCTCCAAAACGTAGCGCAACCGCTGATTGGGCAAAGGCGTGAAGTGTAGAGAAAATCGGTTTTACATAAGCATCTTGTGTCCAGGTGCCTGCGCTGCGGGTAAAGATGTAGACCGCTCCAACATCAAGAGTTCTTGCTGCCAGCAAATTACCAGTACCGCCTGAGGAAGCGGCAGAGCTGATGACCTGTTCATAATTGTCCTGATTACAGTTGACGCCATAAGATGGGCTGTCTTCCAATAAGGCCGATACTGCCAAGGTATTGCCGTCGTCAGACAATGCCACACGGTAACCAAAACGATCATTCGGCAGCACGCGAAGGCCATTTAAATTAGGCTGCTCGGTATTGGACGCTTTGAGGTAGGCCTGCTGTACCCAAAGCCCATCCTCTTTCACAAACACATAAACTGCACCGGCATTTACTATTTCGTTGTTGGTTTGATCACCATTAATACCAACCGCTTTACTGTCCTCTGCAGGCGCGCCAATCGCCATGGTCATGCCATCGCTTGAGAGGGTAATACTCCAACCGAACCAGTCAAATGAGCCGGTATTGGAGGCTTTGAAATAGCCGATGGCTTTGATCATTTCGGTGGCGGTAAATGTCATGTCCGAGCGCTGGCTGCAGTCGTCCGCAACACAGGCATCCACCCAATAACGGGTATTTACCCAGTCGTGAATGTGTACGCCAATTTCATCGCTGGCACTGGTGGTGGTGATGTTGTCAGCTAACAGCACTGCGCCGTTTTCAGCGTCTTGTTTGTAAAGTTTGTAGTGGGTTGCACCTTCTACCGCGCTCCACTGAAAAGTGAGTACTTTGGGGCTTTGTGCTTCCACTTTTACGCTGGGCCAAATGCCTGAGCCATTGGCTGGTACGGAGGCACTGCTAAAGCTGCTGCGCAGTGATGAGCTGCTGCTAATAGAAGAGCTGCTGGCTGATGATTTGTTGTCGCTTCCGCCGCCACAGGCAGTGAGCAAAAATGAACCGGCTGCGAGAGAGAGCAGCAGGGTGGTGCGCTGTAATAGCGGGGATAAACGATCAATATTCATTCAGCGTGTTCCTGAGGTTTAAAACTGGTCGGTGATTCTGTGTGTCGCGGCGCTTGGTGTCAATCAAATCGCCCGCATTTAGGCTTGGCTGCTTAATAAATAGAAGCCGCATAGAGACCGTGAAAACAGGCAATTGGTTCAGTGATTTTATGCGGTGTTAAATCTAACGAACTTGGGTGGGGTGAGTTGTTAGCAATTGTGCGAGTGAATGGCGCCCTGTGAGTGTGCGGGCGCCATGTAGCGGGAGGGCAGGTTAAAGCGTTTTCAGGTATTCAACCAGTGCCAAACGCTGTGCATGGTTGATAGGGTTTAGCTGGCGCATTTTGGGTTTGCCTTGTGCATCCTTCAATGGGCGCCCCTGTGCATCCAGAATAAATACCGGCGTCACGCCAGCGGCATATTCATGACCTTTATTGGAGTTGCTAGGCAGGCTGGTATCAAACACAAACAAGTCGGGGTATTGCGCCGGGTCACGCCCTACCATACCTACTTTTACTGGGTCCAGTTCGCGCACCCCTATCGTAAATTTGTTGGGGCGACAGGTTTTGCCACTGATGATTTCAGCATCACTGCAGCTGGGCATAAACAGTTCATACAAGCTGGGCACTGAGCCGTTGTGTAAATAAGGTGCTGTAGCCCAAATGCCATTGAGCGGGCGCGCTTTGTAAGCAGCGAGTGTGGCGGGGTTGTTTTTGTTGACGATTTCAAAGTCCAGATGCCGCTCGGTCTTTTTAATCGGGTTATCGCCGATGGAAGTCACCAAGTCATAGAGTTTCTCCGCCCAGCGGCGGATAAACGTTTTATCGTGATCCGGCTCCAGCAAAACTCCCTCAACTGCTGCACTCAGGGCAGGTAAGACCGGCGTATTGGCGCTAAAACGCGGCGAGCGGGGATCGAGCGGTTTGATTTTGTCGCCTTCAAAGTAGCCGCTTTTGCCAGTGTAGTTGAGTGCATTCATCGCCATGTATGGATCAGTACCGATGGTTTGCAGGCTGGCAAATTGAGATATCACACGTCGTTTGGGGTCGGTGCGGTCAATGGCTTCATGACAGGTGTGGCACTGGTATTCAATAAATATCTCCCTGCCTTGCTCGGCCAAATGCTGGTTAATGGCAGGCAATACATTTTGCTCGGCCAATTGTTGCCAGCTGGGCGACCACAGACTTTCAAGGTGACGCTCCATACGTGTCAGGTTGCGCACTACTACTGAGGAGCGGTAGCCCAGATCACCTGGCTTTTTATCCAGATCAAACTGTGCAAAGACACCGAGTGCTTCGCCCGTATTGCGCCCCAATGGCCCTGCTAATTCGTTATCTCCCACACCGTTCCACTGCACAAAGTCGTGCTGTGGGGTATCCCATAAATAGGGGTAGCTCACTGGTGCACTGGCGGGATTGAAGTTGGGTTCTTTGGGGGTGAGGTGGGCGAGAATACGGTTGTAAATGCGCCCAAAGGCATCGAGGCGCCCGTAACCATAAGCGACGCTTTGATTGCCGTGGCGCGGCTCATTGATCTGGTTGTAATGAGCGATTTGCGCGGCGACCTCGCTCAGCTCCACACGAAGGGCTTCTTGATCGGCGGGATATCGGGCTTTTAATACGTTTTTCGCAAGCCGCTCAAATTTGGCTGGCTCGTCGAGGCTGGTATTCAGCGCGGCAGACAAACTCTTTAGCATCTTTTCCATATCTGCCAGCGTTGCCCCACCGTCAATGCGTATGGCTGCGCCCTGATAATTGATCTGGCTGGTATGGCAAGCTGCGCAAGTCAGGCCAATATAATTTTTGCCGAGATGTTCATCTTTTACCCAGCCCACCGGCAGTCCATCCGGGTTGGCGAGTGAGGCCGATTGGGGCAGGTAACGCAGGCGATTCATATGCTCATCGCTGCGGAATAATTGTTCGCTGTCAGATACTTCCAGATGCAGGAAAATATCGTAGGGGATCAGGTTGGAGCCTTGAGTGACATTGTAAAACCACAGGCTTTGGGCTGCGCTCCAGTTTTGTTCGGGGTAAACCACCTGCTCGGCGCTATCGCCAAAGCTATCTGTTGTAGTCGCTTTGGCGTAGCGGTCGCCATCAACCAAAACCCCTTGGGATAAATAACTACAACCTTGAAGCAGTGTGAATAAAGCGAGGGTTGCCCCCCATAACAGTCGTGCAGAAGCACTGGTGAAGGTCGTGATCATTCCTTTCAAATCCTGATGGTAGTTGTGAACTGTCGTTGTGAACTGTCGTTGTGGAAAAACGTGCAATAAAAAGTGAATGGGTAAGAGCAAAAAACACACGCAAAAGAATCGCTAAAAAGGCCTTATGGTTAAGGAACTATTCAGTATTCCAACAGCCTTAGCTAAGAACTTTATCAGATTGTACCCAGACGGGCGAAAGCGGTGAGGTGAATTTGTCACTGCTGCTACCAAGAATCTGGCAATAAAGTAACAAAATCTTTGCGGGTGTGAACGGGGTGGTGTGACAGCAAGCTTTTGCTTGAACTGTAACAAATTGTGCGTAGACTGCCGCCTCGCCGCGTAGAGGGACGCTTTTATTAGAACCGGGTGGCGAATAATCAACCAGTTTTCGGCCAACGTCGTTGTGGCGGAAAACCATAAGAACGCAGCGGGATCTTTTATGGTGATGAACTCTTTTTTTGTCGATACAGTGTTAAATAACCGCCTTGGGCAACCGGTAAGTCTGAGCGTTTGTCATCTGCAATTTCAAGGCCGCGATTACGTAATGGTGGCCGCGCCTACCCAACATGCTTCCAGTTTCGTCGGAAAAAATGCTGAACCCTTTGCGTTTCAATTGCGCGAGCGTTTTGAGTTGGATGCGCGCCGTTTTGAATTAGTGGAAGTGCGTGAAACAGCGGATGGCCTTCATTTGTATCGCTGGCGTTTTGAGTGGGTGGGTAATTCACCGCTTTCAGCGCGCAGTGAAGAAATTGTCTCACCGGTACTGCGTGCTGCTTTATTAGACGTTATTGAGCCTGCTCCCGCTGCGATCGCTTGAGCTGGTTGTTTGGAAACTACGCTTAAGTATCAATGGTTATCGGCGTCTCTTTGCGCCACAAGCGTTGGCGCGGCAGCTGGGTTAGTTGCGCCAATAATGTCTGCTTGTGCTCCTCGTTAGTAAACCAGTAATAGTCCTGACTACTTTTAGGTTTAAGCCAGCCACGCATTTCGCCCATATATTCGAGAGTTAATGTGGGCATACCCATCTTGCGATCAAAATTAAAACTGTGGTTCCAGTGCACTAATAAATCGCGTTTGGCGATGGCTAGCGCTAACGCCGGAGTCTCTGCACTGATAGGTTTGCAACTGATAAAACCAATCACTGGTTCAGCATTGTCGTTATCAATGCGTGAAGCATTTTCAAAAAAAATATCTTCGCCGGAAAGTACAACTTTGTAGTAGGTCATGATCAACTAATTTAACTCAATCCAATTCTGCATCGGTATTTTGGTGAATAGGTGTTGCCGAGGGTAGTTGTTGAAACAATTTATTAAAGTGCTGTTGCACGCGCGCAATATTCATCTCTGACATGCTGCTCGAAAATCCAAACCAAACATACAGCCCGTTCAGGTTTTTAAACATCGGTGGCAAATGTTTTGGAGCGACAATCACCCCATCCAAATAGCGTTCATAGAGCAGCGGTAAATCATCCAGTGTGACTTTGCCGACAAACAGCATTGGGATAATTTCCGGTACACCGGATTGAATCGCGCTGCGAATAAAGTTTACGTTTTCAACAAATCCTTTTACGTAGGAAATATCTTTGGTGAACACCGAGCCGCCGGTTAAGGTGCCGCCGCGAAACACGCGTTGGGTGACGCGATAGCTGTCGTGCTCACTAATGCCGCGCTCTAAAAAGTAGCGATAGACTTCGCAAAAATCGGCGCCTTGCTCGGCTAAATCCACCGCGACAACCCGGTCGCTAATGCGTCGTGCACGCTGCGGAAAAGAGCTGAAGGTCAGCGTTTCCAGCAGTACAGCCATGCCTTCCTGAATTGCAGTAATTCGCGGCGATCCAACACTTAGCCAGGTTGCCCAAGGCTGTTCACGGCCGTTCAGGGTGGTGCCGATGTGAACCCAACCTTCATGCACTTCCAGCACCTGGATATCCAGCTCGGAAAACAGCGAGCGGCGATTAATTTTAATGCAGTCGCCACCGGCAGACGCGTCGGACACTATGTCATCGC
Coding sequences within it:
- a CDS encoding membrane protein translates to MNIDRLSPLLQRTTLLLSLAAGSFLLTACGGGSDNKSSASSSSISSSSSLRSSFSSASVPANGSGIWPSVKVEAQSPKVLTFQWSAVEGATHYKLYKQDAENGAVLLADNITTTSASDEIGVHIHDWVNTRYWVDACVADDCSQRSDMTFTATEMIKAIGYFKASNTGSFDWFGWSITLSSDGMTMAIGAPAEDSKAVGINGDQTNNEIVNAGAVYVFVKEDGLWVQQAYLKASNTEQPNLNGLRVLPNDRFGYRVALSDDGNTLAVSALLEDSPSYGVNCNQDNYEQVISSAASSGGTGNLLAARTLDVGAVYIFTRSAGTWTQDAYVKPIFSTLHAFAQSAVALRFGESLALSGDGKTLAVGTSEDFISRSGVFNFNASSSMSSLACLEFYPSSSSSTSSTSSSSSSTTSSSSSAGSSYRGGSASGAIYTFRLGENGWKEESHVKASNAEQNDAFGVSIALSTDGNTMVVGAISEDSNATGVNGDQSKNSCYYFNEGAYVIDAECEEAGRYQVRGVIDNGAAYVFKRTADLWNQEAYLKPASTYMYTAFGTSVDVSGDGNTLVIGAPGDASKATTINGDVAQDIEFANTGAAYVFAKSGESWSQEAIVKPSTLTKHTGISLVAVTSVTYSIQINGGGQFGNSVSLSDDGNILAVGSFRESSYATGINGDEGDTSKADAGAVFVFTRNNTVWSQKSYVKASNPDASDRFGLNVELSGDGKNMLVGAHRESGRGYTSVAASSGASTSSAASSAGLDQSDNNLEASGAVYLY
- the tilS gene encoding tRNA lysidine(34) synthetase TilS, giving the protein MTSSAPIFSPAALRAYLPDSGNSADAVYWVGFSGGLDSTVLLHALVQLQLPVTIRALHINHQISPHADQWQARCAVICAQLGIEFTAEKVSVINSGKGIEDAARAARYAVFESYAGAGDFLLTAHHANDQAETLLLRLLRGTGPRGLAAMAVQRPLGQATLVRPLLNFSRAQLESYAREHQLQWVEDESNQDDAYDRNFLRNQVLPLLAIRWPGFMRKWQQTAELCAEQELLLEAIAQEDLAAAAPRAARIGQSIDLAFLRACAPARQQNLLRYWLRSDGCSTPEQNHWQQIQAQLLQGREDAEANVTWGDVSLRVFRARLYLLPVPLPEMALTLIETSDNQSLRLKMGLPNLHIRTRVGGERCKPAGRNHSQTLKKLLQEYSLEPWLREQLPLVYSGDELVAVGDLWVCDGVVAGCDEAGYRLVWTGGAE
- a CDS encoding flavohemoglobin expression-modulating QEGLA motif protein, translating into MTDSLYLERLKQLSTRLVSLQKPIRILDAIKWPAGIEQRFRAEQGRELPGLEADFYQRQALAFDPRNVSQLLKELKSDVRRQLGHHDALGKILQATIDQYQIVIELLRARGTQQFGHFSKQLYGSASDNIRGDRKTLRQMGERLCHIFSLPAVEHLNRPYTNHINAEDAVTMLSGRMRDYFGAGEVRVQISDDIVSDASAGGDCIKINRRSLFSELDIQVLEVHEGWVHIGTTLNGREQPWATWLSVGSPRITAIQEGMAVLLETLTFSSFPQRARRISDRVVAVDLAEQGADFCEVYRYFLERGISEHDSYRVTQRVFRGGTLTGGSVFTKDISYVKGFVENVNFIRSAIQSGVPEIIPMLFVGKVTLDDLPLLYERYLDGVIVAPKHLPPMFKNLNGLYVWFGFSSSMSEMNIARVQQHFNKLFQQLPSATPIHQNTDAELD
- a CDS encoding di-heme-cytochrome C peroxidase, yielding MITTFTSASARLLWGATLALFTLLQGCSYLSQGVLVDGDRYAKATTTDSFGDSAEQVVYPEQNWSAAQSLWFYNVTQGSNLIPYDIFLHLEVSDSEQLFRSDEHMNRLRYLPQSASLANPDGLPVGWVKDEHLGKNYIGLTCAACHTSQINYQGAAIRIDGGATLADMEKMLKSLSAALNTSLDEPAKFERLAKNVLKARYPADQEALRVELSEVAAQIAHYNQINEPRHGNQSVAYGYGRLDAFGRIYNRILAHLTPKEPNFNPASAPVSYPYLWDTPQHDFVQWNGVGDNELAGPLGRNTGEALGVFAQFDLDKKPGDLGYRSSVVVRNLTRMERHLESLWSPSWQQLAEQNVLPAINQHLAEQGREIFIEYQCHTCHEAIDRTDPKRRVISQFASLQTIGTDPYMAMNALNYTGKSGYFEGDKIKPLDPRSPRFSANTPVLPALSAAVEGVLLEPDHDKTFIRRWAEKLYDLVTSIGDNPIKKTERHLDFEIVNKNNPATLAAYKARPLNGIWATAPYLHNGSVPSLYELFMPSCSDAEIISGKTCRPNKFTIGVRELDPVKVGMVGRDPAQYPDLFVFDTSLPSNSNKGHEYAAGVTPVFILDAQGRPLKDAQGKPKMRQLNPINHAQRLALVEYLKTL